A single region of the Pseudomonas granadensis genome encodes:
- the ribF gene encoding bifunctional riboflavin kinase/FAD synthetase codes for MQLVRGLHNLRPQHRGCVATIGNFDGVHRGHQAILARLRERALELGVPSCVVIFEPQPREFFAPETAPARLARLRDKLQLLAAEGVDRVLCLAFNQRLSKLSASEFVDTILVDGLGVQHLEVGDDFRFGCDRLGDFDFLLQAGQMHGFTVEAAQTVELDGIRVSSTQVRNALAAADFALAERLLGRPYRIAGRVLHGQKLARQLGTPTANVQLKRRRVPFTGVYLVNVDIDGKTWPGVANIGVRPTVQGDGKAHLEVHLLDFAGDLYDRRLTVVFHQKLREEQRFASLEALKTAINADVAAARALAAPSAHR; via the coding sequence ATGCAGCTGGTTCGAGGCCTCCACAACTTGCGCCCCCAGCATCGGGGCTGCGTCGCCACTATTGGCAACTTTGACGGTGTTCACCGTGGTCACCAGGCTATCCTGGCCCGGCTGCGTGAGCGTGCGCTCGAGTTGGGCGTACCCAGCTGCGTGGTGATTTTCGAGCCGCAGCCACGGGAGTTCTTTGCCCCCGAGACTGCGCCGGCACGTCTGGCCCGCTTGCGCGACAAGCTGCAACTGCTGGCTGCCGAAGGCGTCGACCGGGTGTTGTGCCTGGCCTTCAATCAGCGCTTGAGCAAGCTCAGCGCCAGTGAGTTCGTCGACACCATCCTTGTCGATGGTCTCGGCGTGCAGCATCTGGAGGTCGGTGACGATTTCCGTTTCGGTTGCGATCGCCTCGGCGATTTCGATTTTTTGCTGCAGGCCGGGCAGATGCACGGTTTCACCGTCGAAGCCGCGCAAACCGTCGAGCTGGACGGCATTCGCGTCAGCAGCACGCAAGTGCGCAACGCTCTGGCCGCGGCCGATTTCGCTTTGGCTGAACGCTTGCTTGGTCGCCCGTACCGGATCGCCGGTCGCGTGCTGCATGGCCAGAAACTGGCCCGGCAACTGGGTACGCCCACTGCCAATGTGCAACTCAAGCGTCGTCGCGTGCCGTTCACCGGGGTGTATCTGGTGAATGTCGATATCGACGGCAAGACCTGGCCCGGTGTCGCCAATATTGGCGTACGGCCCACGGTACAAGGTGATGGCAAGGCCCACCTCGAAGTCCATCTTTTAGATTTTGCCGGCGATCTGTATGACCGGCGTTTGACGGTGGTTTTCCACCAGAAGCTGCGTGAAGAGCAACGTTTCGCCTCCCTGGAGGCACTGAAAACGGCGATCAACGCGGATGTCGCCGCCGCCCGTGCACTAGCCGCACCTAGCGCCCATCGCTAA